One Glutamicibacter halophytocola DNA segment encodes these proteins:
- the dapB gene encoding 4-hydroxy-tetrahydrodipicolinate reductase produces the protein MSAQIKVAVLGAAGRMGAEAVKAVSEASDMELVASLGRGDDLAQILEAGATHVVDLSVPAATEANVRFAVENGLHAVVGTTGWDDDRRAELASLLENHPDAGVLIAPNFALGSVLASAFAATAAKYFESVEIIELHHPNKVDAPSGTAVRTAELVAKSREAAGVPASPDATETQLEGARGSVVDGIHVHSVRLRGLVAHQEVLLGGPGEQFTLRHDSFDRASFMPGVLLGLRTVASRPGLTYGLDGYLELGQ, from the coding sequence ATGAGTGCACAGATCAAGGTAGCCGTGCTCGGCGCGGCCGGACGGATGGGAGCCGAAGCGGTTAAAGCTGTTTCCGAAGCTTCCGATATGGAATTGGTGGCCAGCTTGGGTCGAGGCGACGACCTTGCCCAGATTCTCGAAGCAGGAGCAACCCACGTGGTTGACCTTTCGGTTCCGGCAGCCACGGAAGCCAACGTCCGGTTTGCAGTGGAAAACGGTCTTCACGCAGTGGTGGGAACGACGGGCTGGGACGATGATCGCCGTGCCGAACTTGCCTCGCTTCTGGAAAATCACCCGGACGCTGGCGTCTTGATTGCTCCCAACTTCGCCTTGGGATCGGTCCTGGCCAGCGCGTTTGCGGCAACTGCTGCAAAGTACTTTGAATCAGTGGAAATTATCGAATTGCACCACCCTAACAAGGTCGATGCTCCGAGCGGCACTGCCGTGCGCACCGCAGAACTGGTTGCCAAGTCCCGCGAGGCTGCTGGCGTGCCAGCCAGCCCCGACGCGACGGAAACCCAGCTGGAGGGGGCACGGGGTTCCGTGGTTGACGGAATCCACGTTCACTCGGTGCGTCTTCGCGGGCTCGTGGCTCATCAAGAAGTTCTCTTGGGTGGCCCTGGCGAGCAGTTCACCTTGCGCCATGATTCATTTGACCGTGCTTCGTTCATGCCAGGCGTTTTGCTGGGCTTGCGCACCGTGGCATCACGTCCGGGCCTGACCTATGGCCTGGATGGCTACCTGGAGCTTGGCCAGTGA